One segment of Carya illinoinensis cultivar Pawnee chromosome 1, C.illinoinensisPawnee_v1, whole genome shotgun sequence DNA contains the following:
- the LOC122307429 gene encoding F-box protein At5g07610-like, protein MDQGRRPNAVVANDNSKIYMDLKSIIREHTLPFLPAKSLFRFKGVCRDWKLQISTPFFAHNQSNSFHNVSGFFCQSCSNPPSFISLDPNSYGVPDPSLQFLPEPVDIRSSSNGLLCCQGHTGDNAYYICNPATKQWKKLPKPNADHGSNPAIVLIFEPSLLNFVAEYKLICAFSSADFDNALEFEIYSSAENCWRISGEIYFGATKIKPNSGVHVNGIIYWLSKTGGIVVFDLTMERSQRLYGHKNGFYSHNQGCLGVMNEKLASVISSYNQTLTVSVLSNSYTNTMAMNSKVKAWDTKLNVNVSESSEYQGPVLYACGEVIVIQSERGLYSYDMKTREFRRLTTEADHDIRVVGYVNSLVEI, encoded by the coding sequence ATGGATCAAGGAAGGAGACCAAACGCGGTCGTTGCGAATGATAACAGCAAGATATACATGGACCTCAAGAGCATAATAAGGGAGCACACCCTCCCTTTTCTTCCTGCCAAATCCCTTTTCAGGTTCAAGGGGGTTTGCAGGGACTGGAAGCTCCAGATCTCAACTCCTTTCTTTGCCCACAATCAATCAAATAGTTTCCACAATGTCTCAGGCTTCTTTTGCCAGTCTTGTTCAAACCCACCTTCATTTATCTCCCTTGACCCAAATTCATATGGTGTTCCAGATCCATCTTTGCAATTTTTGCCTGAACCAGTTGACATCAGGAGTTCTTCCAATGGCCTACTGTGTTGCCAGGGTCACACTGGCGACAATGCCTATTACATCTGCAATCCTGCCACCAAGCAGTGGAAGAAACTCCCTAAACCCAATGCTGATCATGGGTCTAACCCTGCCATTGTACTCATATTTGAACCATCTTTACTCAACTTTGTTGCTGAGTACAAGCTCATTTGTGCTTTTTCATCTGCGGATTTTGACAATGCATTGGAATTTGAGATTTATTCCTCTGCAGAAAATTGTTGGAGAATTTCTGGTGAGATATACTTTGGTGCTACTAAGATCAAGCCCAACTCTGGCGTCCATGTGAATGGAATTATTTACTGGCTTTCGAAAACCGGTGGGATTGTTGTCTTTGATCTCACCATGGAGCGGTCACAACGCCTTTATGGTCACAAGAATGGCTTTTATAGTCATAATCAGGGCTGCTTGGGAGTTATGAACGAGAAGCTTGCTTCAGTAATCAGTTCGTATAATCAGACACTAACTGTGAGTGTGCTGTCCAATTCCTACACAAACACAATGGCTATGAACAGCAAAGTCAAGGCTTGGGATACAAAACTCAATGTCAATGTCAGTGAAAGTTCCGAGTACCAGGGGCCTGTGCTCTATGCTTGTGGGGAGGTAATAGTGATTCAGAGTGAGAGAGGACTTTACTCATATGACATGAAGACTCGAGAATTCAGACGCTTAACGACCGAAGCTGATCATGATATCAGAGTCGTTGGATATGTGAATAGCCTTGTTGAAATCTAG
- the LOC122307435 gene encoding F-box protein At5g07610-like isoform X2, with protein sequence MQTSLCVSLSLDQKLRTIQIKFNNCERNLIRSIMDRGRRLNKVIANKNSKIYRDLKDIMREHTLSFLPAKSLFRFKGVCRDWKLQISTPFFAHNQSNSFHNCSGFFCQSFSSPPSFISLDQNSYGVPDPSLLFLPEPVYIRSSSNGLLCCQSRTDDKAYYICNPVTKQWKKLPKPNADHGSNPALVLIFEPSILNFVAEYKLICAFSSADFESAIEFEIYNSTEGSWRIFGEIYFGAEELKPRSGVHVNGIIYWLFDSGGIVLFDLSMQRSQRLYGHNNGCLGVMNGKLSLVTVYNQTLTVSVLSNTYTNTMALNSRVKAWDTKLSVNINNRLELSGVPTFGPAYDQRPVLYASGDLIVIRGERGLYSFNMKTQEFVGLRAEADHDDHDMVFIGYVNSLVDI encoded by the exons ATGCAAacctctctctgtgtctctctctctctcgaccaAAAGCTCCGAACGATCCAAATTAAG TTCAATAACTGTGAAAGAAACTTAATCAGAAGTATAATGGATCGAGGAAGGAGACTGAATAAGGTCATTGCAAACAAAAACAGCAAGATATACAGGGACCTCAAAGACATAATGAGGGAGCACACCCTTTCCTTTCTTCCTGCTAAATCCCTTTTCAGGTTCAAAGGGGTTTGCAGGGACTGGAAGCTCCAGATCTCAACTCCTTTCTTTGCTCACAATCAGTCAAATAGTTTCCACAATTGCTCAGGCTTCTTTTGCCAATCTTTTTCAAGTCCGCCTTCATTTATCTCCCTTGACCAGAATTCATATGGGGTTCCAGACCCTTCTTTGTTGTTTTTGCCTGAACCGGTTTACATCAGGAGTTCTTCCAATGGCCTCCTGTGCTGCCAGAGTCGCACTGATGACAAGGCCTACTACATCTGCAATCCTGTCACCAAGCAGTGGAAGAAACTCCCAAAACCCAATGCCGATCATGGGTCTAACCCTGCCCTTGTACTCATATTTGAACCTTCTATACTCAACTTTGTTGCTGAGTACAAGCTCATCTGTGCCTTTTCATCTGCTGATTTTGAAAGTGCTATTGAATTCGAGATTTATAACTCTACAGAAGGATCTTGGAGAATTTTTGGTGAGATATACTTTGGTGCTGAAGAGCTCAAGCCTAGGTCTGGCGTCCATGTGAATGGAATTATTTACTGGCTTTTCGACAGTGGTGGGATTGTTCTTTTTGATCTCAGCATGCAGCGGTCACAACGCCTATATGGTCATAATAATGGTTGCTTGGGTGTAATGAACGGGAAGCTTAGTTTGGTTACTGTTTATAACCAAACTCTAACTGTGAGTGTGTTGTCCAATACCTACACAAACACAATGGCGTTGAACAGCAGAGTTAAGGCTTGGGATACAAAACTTAGTGTCAATATCAATAACAGATTGGAGCTAAGTGGAGTTCCAACTTTTGGTCCTGCATACGATCAGAGACCTGTACTCTATGCCAGCGGGGATTTGATTGTAATTCGAGGTGAGAGAGGACTTTATTCATTTAACATGAAGACTCAAGAATTTGTAGGGTTAAGGGCAGAAGCcgatcatgatgatcatgatatgGTATTCATTGGTTATGTGAACAGTCTTGTTGATATCTAG
- the LOC122313115 gene encoding protein FAR1-RELATED SEQUENCE 5-like, with amino-acid sequence MENENEQATTCPSSSSNRPSENSGYGFQGIMEPPTPISNTSSATSKIVGLELDNRADGWESEAPCGSPIVEQRTEERPNHTEPNIGSSLKSQNVEVVDDDTIEEPKSGMEFNFLEELLCYYKEYGKKCGFGVMTKRTDRGEDDSVRYVTLCCARGGKARNRTLNVAKPRPIGKTECKARINALKQDGVLRLTIVHNIHNHGLSPKKSRFFRCNREVSDAVKRVLDTNDLAGIRASKSYGSLVVGAGGFENLPFLEKDCRNYIDKARHLRLSADDDERLKNVFWSEPRSRAAYQYFGDVVTFDTTYLTNRYGMPFAPFVGVNHHGQSILLGAGLISSEDTETFVWLFETWLQCMDGIAPKVIITDQDRAMKNAIALVFPNTRHRFCLWHILKKVPEKLGSYGSYKTGMKSALMKCVYDTQRVDEFEKCWDELITTYNLHENAWLQSLYVERKHWVPAYLKECFWAGMSTTQQSESINAFFDGYRFQELYTIAKFKEVQQQVNGIIDLNPKLHKSDGNVKTYMVEDEVALEELTKLVRHFVDFSEDDAVAKCSCGLFEMRGILCRHILAVFRCNDIRHLLEIYILDRWRKDIKRRYTLIHSSYDEGDQRPDANRYASLLSICYQMITHAAGSRKHTEDARSKLHAMIELYRANEEPPSFTQIGSNVDPSANDTTVGCPGEVHSPRVVRGKGRPPSLRRASRMEIDMRKAKAKTKKAPVKGKRKERDGGDTRVVEKGDAPVAEVCRSLFGTSEIDLSNVGDMQAIPGVGIDITGTQSREIVMQSQESMQVGLDGSLLDLFGLGGSQRLE; translated from the exons ATGGAAAACGAGAATGAACAGGCAACTACATGTCCATCATCTAGCTCAAATCGTCCATCGGAG AATTCTGGTTACGGATTTCAAGGAATCATGGAACCTCCGACTCCTATCAGCAATACAAGCTCTGCCACGAGCAAGATAGTTGGTTTAGAACTCGATAATAGAGCTGATGGTTGGGAATCTGAAGCGCCTTGTGGATCTCCTATAGTTGAACAGCGTACTGAGGAACGACCAAATCATACGGAACCTAATATTGGCAGTTCCTTGAAATCTCAAAATGTCGAAGTGGTTGATGATGATACGATTGAGGAGCCAAAGTCGGGAATGgagtttaatttccttgaaGAGCTATTATGTTATTATAAGGAATACGGTAAAAAATGcgggtttggggtgatgacaaaACGGACTGATAGGGGAGAAGATGACTCTGTTAGATACGTCACTCTTTGTTGTGCCCGAGGTGGGAAGGCCCGGAATAGGACGTTGAATGTTGCCAAGCCACGTCCAATAGGAAAGACAGAATGTAAGGCAAGGATTAATGCCTTAAAGCAAGATGGAGTGCTGAGGTTGACGATAGTACATAATATCCATAACCATGGCCTCAGTCCGAAGAAATCCcgcttctttcgatgtaatagagaagtTAGTGATGCCGTAAAAAGGGTCCTAGATACCAATGATTTGGCTGGCATCCGAGCGAGTAAGAGTTACGGATCTCTCGTTGTTGGAGCGGGTGGATTCGAGAATCTCCCATTTCTCGAAAAGGATTGTCGCaattatattgacaaggcaAGACATCTACGACTTAGCGCAG ATGATGACGAGAGGTTAAAGAACGTCTTTTGGTCAGAACCCCGTAGTAGAGCAGCGTACCAATATTTCGGCGATGTGGtgacattcgacaccacatacctAACAAATCGatatgggatgccctttgcaccatttgttggtgtaaaccaccatgggcaGTCAATTCTGTTGGGAGCCGGCTTGATTTCTAGTGAGGATACTGAGACATTTGTGTGGTTATTCGAGACATGGTTGCAATGCATGGATGGTATCGCTCCAAAAGTAATTATCACTGATCAAGATAGAGCGATGAAAAATGCAATCGCTCTTGTCTTTCCAAATACTCGGCACAGATTTTGTCTTTGGCATATACTGAAGAAAGTTCCCGAGAAACTTGGCTCATATGGTTCCTACAAAACTGGGATGAAAAGTGCCttgatgaaatgtgtatatGACACCCAACGTGTTGATGAGTTTGAGAAGTGTTGGGATGAGTTGATTACCACTTACAACTTGCATGAGAATGCGTGGTTGCAGAGCCTTTACGTTGAGCGTAAACATTGGGTACCGGCATATTTGAAGGAGTgtttttgggctggaatgagtacaacgcaGCAAAGCGAGAGCATTAATGCATTCTTTGACGGTTAT CGGTTCCAAGAGTTGTACACAATTGCGAAGTTCAAGGAAGTTCAGCAGCAAGTCAACGGCATCATTGACTTGAATCCAAAGTTACATAAAAGTGATGGGAATGTAAAGACATATATGGTTGAGGATGAAGTAGCTCTTGAGGAGTTAACTAAGTTGGTTCGGCATTTTGTGGACTTTAGTGAGGATGATGCAGTTGCAAAGTGCTCTTGTGGTTTATTTGAGATGAGGGGGATATTGTGTCGGCACATATTGGCTGTATTCAGGTGTAACGATATTAGACATTTGCTGGAAATATAcattttagatcgatggaggaaggatATTAAAAGGCGATACACATTAATCCACAGTAGCTATGATGAGGGGGACCAACGGCCAGATGCTAATAGATATGCAAgtctcttaagtatttgttatcAGATGATCACTCATGCAGCTGGTTCAAGAAAACATACTGAGGATGCGAGAAGTAAGTTACATGCCATGATTGAGCTGTATCGTGCAAATGAAGAACCCCCATCTTTCACTCAAATTGGTTCTAATGTGGATCCTTCGGCAAATGACACTACGGTCGGGTGCCCTGGGGAAGTACATAGTCCACGTGTTGTGCGAGGTAAAGGCAGACCTCCATCTCTAAGAAGAGCATCCAGGATGGAGATAGACATGAGGAAAGCAAAAGCAAAGACAAAGAAAGCACCGGTAAAGGGAAAGCGGAAAGAG cGAGATGGAGGAGATACTCGGGTCGTGGAGAAAGGAGATGCACCTGTTGCGGAAGTATGCAGGAGTTTATTTGGCACTTCTGAGATTGATCTCTCCAATGTTGGAGACATGCAg GCTATTCCGGGTGTGGGTATAGACATTACTGGAACACAGTCCCGAGAAATCGTGATGCAGAGTCAAGAAAGT atgcaagttgggttggatggatcacTCTTGGATTTGTTTGGGTTGGGCGGATCACAACGGTTGGAATGA
- the LOC122301590 gene encoding proline-rich receptor-like protein kinase PERK4, protein MQSTSATAPSSKSPASPTSPQPSNSSSDSTPPPSSSPSPPSSQSSPEESPQAPPTSKGSSAPPPPSSSDTPPPPPPVKKGSGSPPTNVVPPPPPPPLHSSSGGSHPPPPPKVSSSTPSSGSNNSLTSSSISTNLPAILGVTIALGLFLLIVIIVCAGICLRKKKRKNDHNMQMHYYYGDPTQKGNSHEYYDNSTQLNWHSSPQGGDHVVRLPTPTGSTAGAWPGASPLPPPMMMSGSGDMSTNFSGPYKPPLPPPSPNISLGFNKSTFSYEELAVATDGFSQANLLGQGGFGYVHKGVMPNGQEVAVKSLKLGSGQGEREFQAEVEIISRVHHRHLVSLVGYCIAGGQRMLVYEFVPNNTLEYHLHGKELPTMDWPTRLRIAVGSAKGLAYLHEDCHPRIIHRDIKAANILLDFNFEAMVADFGLAKLSSDNFTHVSTRVMGTFGYLAPEYASSGKLTEKSDVFSFGVMLLELITGRRPVDPSSAMDDSLVDWARPLMSLALEDGEYDELVDPFLEKNYNLNEMARMVACAAASIRHSARKRPRMSQIVRALEGDASLLDDLKNEGVKPGQSSVYSSAGSSDNDTNVFNADMKFRKMALASPEFASGECGTSSNESREMGIEENRK, encoded by the exons ATGCAATCCACTTCTGCGACTGCTCCGTCGTCGAAATCTCCAGCTTCACCGACCTCTCCACAGCCGTCGAACTCGTCGTCAGATTCCACACCAcctccatcatcatcaccatcacCGCCCAGCTCACAATCGTCGCCTGAAGAATCCCCCCAGGCaccacctacatcaaaaggttCATCTGCACCACCTCCACCATCTTCCTCTGATACCCCTCCTCCGCCGCCCCCTGTGAAAAAAGGTTCAGGTTCCCCACCGACCAATGTCGTACCTCCACCACCCCCGCCCCCGCTCCATTCTTCATCAGGCGGATCACATCCGCCACCTCCACCCAAAGTCTCATCGTCGACGCCTTCGTCTGGTTCTAATAACTCCTTGACCAGTTCATCAATATCTACCAATCTACCTGCAATACTAGGAGTTACAATTGCACTAGGGTTGTTTCTACTTATCGTGATTATTGTTTGTGCTGGAATCTGcttaaggaagaagaagagaaagaatgaTCATAATATGCAAATGCATTATTACTATGGAGATCCTACACAAAAAG GTAATAGTCATGAATACTACGacaattcaactcaactcaactggCACAGTAGTCCCCAAGGAGGGGACCATGTTGTCAGACTGCCGACACCAACAGGATCAACTGCAGGGGCCTGGCCAGGTGCGAGCCCTCTGCCCCCGCCCATGATGATGTCAGGTAGCGGCGACATGAGCACGAATTTCTCAGGCCCATACAAACCCCCCCTGCCACCTCCCTCACCAAATATTTCTCTTGGATTCAACAAGAGCACCTTCAGTTATGAGGAGCTAGCGGTTGCTACCGATGGTTTTTCGCAGGCCAATTTGTTGGGTCAGGGAGGATTTGGTTATGTGCACAAGGGCGTAATGCCTAATGGACAGGAAGTTGCGGTGAAGAGTTTGAAGTTGGGAAGCGGGCAAGGAGAAAGAGAATTCCAGGCTGAGGTTGAGATCATTAGTCGCGTTCACCATCGACATCTTGTGTCACTTGTTGGATATTGTATTGCCGGTGGGCAGAGGATGTTGGTTTACGAATTTGTTCCCAATAATACCTTGGAATATCACCTTCATG GAAAGGAACTCCCGACCATGGATTGGCCAACTAGGCTTCGTATTGCAGTAGGATCTGCAAAAGGGCTCGCATACCTTCATGAAGATT GCCATCCTCGGATCATTCATCGTGATATCAAAGCAGCTAACATTCTCCTTGATTTCAACTTTGAAGCCATG GTGGCTGATTTCGGACTGGCTAAGCTGTCTTCTGACAATTTCACTCATGTATCTACACGTGTCATGGGAACATTCGG GTATTTGGCTCCAGAGTATGCATCGAGTGGCAAGTTGACTGAGAAATCAGATGTTTTTTCATTTGGTGTCATGCTCTTGGAATTAATAACAGGGCGGCGACCTGTGGATCCTTCAAGTGCAATGGATGATAGCTTAGTGGATTGG GCTCGGCCACTTATGTCTCTTGCTTTGGAAGATGGAGAATATGATGAGCTGGTTGATCCATTCTTGGAGAAGAATTACAACCTTAACGAGATGGCTCGGATGGTAGCCTGTGCTGCCGCTAGCATTCGTCATTCTGCTAGAAAGCGCCCGAGAATGAGCCAG ATTGTACGTGCGTTGGAGGGTGATGCATCATTGCTAGATGACTTGAAAAACGAGGGAGTGAAGCCTGGCCAAAGCTCCGTCTACAGCTCAGCCGGGAGCTCAGACAATGATACCAATGTATTTAATGCTGACATGAAGTTCAGAAAGATGGCACTGGCTAGCCCTGAATTTGCAAGCGGAGAGTGTGGCACATCCAGTAATGAGTCCCGCGAGATGGGCATTGAAGAGAACCGAAAGTGA
- the LOC122307435 gene encoding F-box protein At5g07610-like isoform X1: MSCRLLGFNSALGVSLNYMMHDSSERDCVTGIYSQEVDLKGLVLFNNCERNLIRSIMDRGRRLNKVIANKNSKIYRDLKDIMREHTLSFLPAKSLFRFKGVCRDWKLQISTPFFAHNQSNSFHNCSGFFCQSFSSPPSFISLDQNSYGVPDPSLLFLPEPVYIRSSSNGLLCCQSRTDDKAYYICNPVTKQWKKLPKPNADHGSNPALVLIFEPSILNFVAEYKLICAFSSADFESAIEFEIYNSTEGSWRIFGEIYFGAEELKPRSGVHVNGIIYWLFDSGGIVLFDLSMQRSQRLYGHNNGCLGVMNGKLSLVTVYNQTLTVSVLSNTYTNTMALNSRVKAWDTKLSVNINNRLELSGVPTFGPAYDQRPVLYASGDLIVIRGERGLYSFNMKTQEFVGLRAEADHDDHDMVFIGYVNSLVDI; this comes from the exons ATGAGCTGTAGACTTCTTGGGTTCAATTCCGCACTAGGAGTCTCCCTAAattacatgatgcatgattCTAGTGAGCGAGATTGTGTAACCGGGATTTACTCCCAAGAAGTGGATTTGAAGGGTCTAGTCTTG TTCAATAACTGTGAAAGAAACTTAATCAGAAGTATAATGGATCGAGGAAGGAGACTGAATAAGGTCATTGCAAACAAAAACAGCAAGATATACAGGGACCTCAAAGACATAATGAGGGAGCACACCCTTTCCTTTCTTCCTGCTAAATCCCTTTTCAGGTTCAAAGGGGTTTGCAGGGACTGGAAGCTCCAGATCTCAACTCCTTTCTTTGCTCACAATCAGTCAAATAGTTTCCACAATTGCTCAGGCTTCTTTTGCCAATCTTTTTCAAGTCCGCCTTCATTTATCTCCCTTGACCAGAATTCATATGGGGTTCCAGACCCTTCTTTGTTGTTTTTGCCTGAACCGGTTTACATCAGGAGTTCTTCCAATGGCCTCCTGTGCTGCCAGAGTCGCACTGATGACAAGGCCTACTACATCTGCAATCCTGTCACCAAGCAGTGGAAGAAACTCCCAAAACCCAATGCCGATCATGGGTCTAACCCTGCCCTTGTACTCATATTTGAACCTTCTATACTCAACTTTGTTGCTGAGTACAAGCTCATCTGTGCCTTTTCATCTGCTGATTTTGAAAGTGCTATTGAATTCGAGATTTATAACTCTACAGAAGGATCTTGGAGAATTTTTGGTGAGATATACTTTGGTGCTGAAGAGCTCAAGCCTAGGTCTGGCGTCCATGTGAATGGAATTATTTACTGGCTTTTCGACAGTGGTGGGATTGTTCTTTTTGATCTCAGCATGCAGCGGTCACAACGCCTATATGGTCATAATAATGGTTGCTTGGGTGTAATGAACGGGAAGCTTAGTTTGGTTACTGTTTATAACCAAACTCTAACTGTGAGTGTGTTGTCCAATACCTACACAAACACAATGGCGTTGAACAGCAGAGTTAAGGCTTGGGATACAAAACTTAGTGTCAATATCAATAACAGATTGGAGCTAAGTGGAGTTCCAACTTTTGGTCCTGCATACGATCAGAGACCTGTACTCTATGCCAGCGGGGATTTGATTGTAATTCGAGGTGAGAGAGGACTTTATTCATTTAACATGAAGACTCAAGAATTTGTAGGGTTAAGGGCAGAAGCcgatcatgatgatcatgatatgGTATTCATTGGTTATGTGAACAGTCTTGTTGATATCTAG